The Pochonia chlamydosporia 170 chromosome 1, whole genome shotgun sequence genome window below encodes:
- a CDS encoding NADP-dependent alcohol dehydrogenase (similar to Verticillium alfalfae VaMs.102 XP_003004039.1), translating to MTDYKFEGWMGLDAESAKGNMVWKEYEPKPWEETDVDIKITHSGICGSDLHTLRSGWGQTPYPCVVGHEIVGVAVRVGSKAEGAIKVGDIVGVGAQSDSCLGRDGPCNECSHDSENYCTKVVNTYASVHRNGGKGYGGYGLYHRCPSHFVIKIPDGLAPEYAAPMLCGGVTVYSPLKHFGAGPGKKVAIAGVGGLGHFAVLFAKALGADEVVGISRKASKRQEALDLGCDDYIATDDDKDWGKHNARRFDLIISTVSSEKMPLNSYINTLGLDGTLVQVGAPEGPVPLRIFSIIPGRRRIAGSGIGSPKEIREMFQLSVDKKIKPWVEKRPMKDANQAIVDMEAGKARFRYVLQN from the exons ATGACCGATTACAAGTTCGAGGGATGGATGGGCCTGGATGCCGAGTCCGCCAAGGGCAACATGGTGTGGAAAGAGTACGAGCCGAAGCCATGGGAGGAGACGGATGTCGATATCAAAATTACCCATTCCGGGATATGTGGTTCAGACCTGCACACCCTTAGATCTGGCTGG GGTCAAACTCCGTACCCTTGTGTTGTCGGACACGAGATCGTTGGTGTAGCCGTCCGCGTCGGGTCCAAGGCTGAAGGTGCGATCAAGGTCGGTGACATTGTCGGTGTTGGAGCACAATCCGATTCCTGTCTTGGGCGAGACGGTCCTTGCAATGAGTGCAGTCATGATTCCGAAAACTACTGCACCAAGGTCGTTAATACATACGCCTCTGTGCACCGAAACGGCGGGAAAGGCTACGGAGGTTACGGTCTGTATCACCGTTGCCCGTCACACTTCGTAATCAAGATTCCCGACGGACTTGCTCCAGAGTACGCAGCACCGATGCTCTGCGGTGGCGTGACTGTATACTCGCCTCTTAAACACTTTGGAGCCGGGCCAGGCAAGAAGGTTGCCATCGCAGGCGTTGGAGggcttggccattttgctGTTCTGTTTGCCAAGGCATTGGGCGCAGACGAAGTCGTCGGAATCTCCCGCAAGGCGAGCAAGAGACAGGAGGCGTTGGATCTTGGCTGTGACGACTACATCGCAACCGACGATGACAAGGATTGGGGAAAGCATAATGCCCGCCGGTTTGATCTCATTATTAGTACTGTGTCCTCTGAGAAG ATGCCTTTGAACAGTTACATCAACACACTCGGCCTAGATGGAACGCTGGTCCAGGTAGGAGCGCCAGAAGGTCCCGTGCCCTTGCGCATCTTCAGTATCATTCCAGGTCGCCGCAGAATTGCAGGATCCGGAATTGGTAGCCCGAAAGAGATCCGAGAAATGTTCCAGTTGTCCGTTGATAAGAAGATTAAGCCGTGGGTAGAGAAGCGTCCAATGAAGGATGCCAACCAGGCAATCGTGGATATGGAAGCTGGGAAGGCGAGATTCCGATACGTCCTGCAGAATTAG
- a CDS encoding Zn(2)-C6 fungal-type DNA-binding domain-containing protein (similar to Metarhizium robertsii ARSEF 23 XP_007818707.1): protein MHPASRGLALVSSPGTKPLESGELRMYFANVVLSRFQLIEESINWDLDQALQNESLFQAIIAVSQAHYARHSKVDVYNVALVRKNARHTAIEGFRRSLEQGVQSESSVERLFAINVLFCMLDGMIEPSDEYNASTCHLRGGWAILRNWPNTPTRMLLQDGLQAHLLSIYATVDLVHALLSGNKPFFHSTIWRMFAGVQTWFGRLQTGDKFLDILSAFSDMASLGHIVYSNLPLDSVDLVDKCLAPIEAIFASGRDTKGDSDGTSASLSSPWEVFCSIYELCGLIYLQKALRLRPADDEIIQVAARQGVEKLIDQNLPATMRHCVIFPMLVIGSHCTLAQDRQAILQALSPSISYLSFGNMQLMTNFLKETWARKEVHETWWGSFASVSEKAFLF from the coding sequence ATGCATCCCGCATCGCGTGGATTAGCCTTGGTTAGTTCTCCCGGAACGAAACCCTTGGAGTCTGGGGAACTACGGATGTATTTTGCAAATGTCGTTCTGTCCCGATTTCAACTCATAGAGGAGTCGATCAACTGGGACTTGGACCAGGCTTTGCAAAATGAATCTCTCTTCCAGGCCATCATCGCCGTTTCGCAAGCACACTATGCTCGGCATTCAAAGGTCGATGTGTACAATGTCGCACTTGTTCGCAAAAACGCCAGACATACTGCGATAGAAGGGTTTCGCCGGTCGTTGGAACAGGGCGTGCAGTCCGAAAGCTCTGTGGAGCGACTTTTCGCCATCAATGTACTCTTCTGTATGCTCGATGGCATGATTGAGCCCTCAGATGAGTACaatgcttcaacttgtcATCTTCGAGGCGGCTGGGCAATATTACGCAACTGGCCAAACACTCCGACGAGAATGCTTCTACAAGATGGCCTCCAGGCACACTTGCTGTCCATATATGCGACGGTTGATCTAGTGCATGCCTTACTTAGTGGCAACAAACCATTTTTTCATTCCACCATCTGGAGGATGTTTGCTGGTGTTCAGACCTGGTTTGGCAGATTGCAGACCGGGGATAAGTTTCTGGACATTTTGTCAGCCTTCTCAGACATGGCATCCTTAGGGCACATTGTTTACTCTAATTTGCCCCTCGACAGTGTCGACTTGGTTGATAAATGCCTGGCGCCAATCGAGGCAATCTTTGCTTCTGGGAGGGACACAAAGGGGGATTCAGACGGCACAAGCGCCTCCTTATCTTCTCCGTGGGAGGTGTTTTGCTCCATCTACGAATTATGTGGCCTTATCTATTTGCAGAAGGCCCTGCGGTTACGGCCAGCGGATGATGAGATCATCCAGGTAGCAGCTCGACAGGGGGTTGAGAAGCTTATTGATCAGAATCTTCCGGCAACTATGCGGCACTGCGTCATCTTTCCGATGTTGGTCATTGGTAGTCACTGCACATTGGCCCAGGACCGGCAAGCCATTCTCCAGGCTCTCTCTCCAAGCATATCCTATCTCAGTTTTGGAAACATGCAGTTGATGACCAATTTTTTGAAAGAAACCTGGGCTCGGAAAGAAGTCCACGAAACTTGGTGGGGATCCTTTGCCTCGGTATCAGAGAAGGCATTCTTGTTTTGA
- a CDS encoding steroid monooxygenase (CpmA) (similar to Neosartorya fischeri NRRL 181 XP_001259933.1) translates to MATAIVSRTNRFNTKLTDYSVPQREKLGTNVDIMELDALVVGAGFAGVFMLKTLRDRGYKTAIFEAGDGLGGVWRWNCYPGAAVDSEIPVYEFSWPGVWKTWTWSSNYPQYRELRAYFDHVDKVFDIKKDCSFNTVVTSASFDTSSGKWSIRTEDGRTAIAKYLILGTGFASKRHIPDWPGVDKFQGALHHSSFWPEEGIQVENKRCAVIGTGASGVQLVQALGPIASELKVFQRTPNLALPFNRRSQSRAEQHGNQALYPELFRLRETTFAGFHYDWIEKNTLDDNAEDREAAYEEAWQQGGFKFWLSLYKDHLMNSEANKLSYAFWAKKVRALIDDPRKRDILAPETMPYHFGIKRPSVVDSYYEQFNRPNVDVIDIKKNGIKSFTETGITLEDGTHHEFDVIAVATGFDVSTGAMTQLGLESIKNVKLQDEWASGVDTYLGLTVSGYPNMFHIYGPHGPTLLSNGPSTVEIQGRWVADMLDKIQRNNIKYVNAKPEAAMEWKKHIVNLNNMTLIPTEARCPFMGGSIPGKVNEPMSYAGGVAGYKAEIRAALDSMKGFEVVYR, encoded by the exons ATGGCGACGGCAATTGTTTCACGCACCAATAGGTTCAATACCAAACTGACTGACTATTCGGTGCCTCAACGCGAAAAATTGGGCACAAATGTCGATATCATGGAACTTGATGCGCTCGTCGTCGGCGCCGGATTCG CTGGTGTCTTCATGCTTAAGACTCTTCGCGATCGCGGGTACAAAACCGCCATTTTCGAGGCTGGAGACGGCCtgggtggtgtttggagatGGAATTGTTACCCTGGCGCGGCCGTTGATTCAGAAATCCCAGTATACGAATTTTCTTGGCCGGGGGTCTGGAAAACATGGACCTGGTCTTCCAATTACCCCCAGTATCGGGAGCTACGGGCGTACTTTGACCACGTTGATAAGGTCTTTGACATAAAGAAGGACTGTTCGTTTAACACAGTTGTTACTAGCGCCAGCTTCGATACTTCATCCGGTAAATGGAGCATTCGTACAGAAGATGGGCGAACGGCCATAGCCAAGTATCTAATTCTCGGCACCGGATTC GCTTCAAAACGTCACATCCCTGACTGGCCTGGCGTAGACAAGTTCCAAGGGGCCCTTCACCACTCCTCATTCTGGCCAGAGGAGGGCATACAAGTGGAAAACAAACGATGCGCCGTGATCGGCACGGGGGCTTCCGGAGTGCAACTCGTTCAGGCATTGGGTCCGATTGCAAGCGAACTGAAAGTCTTCCAGCGAACGCCCAATCTTGCCCTACCTTTTAACCGCAGGTCGCAATCACGGGCGGAGCAACACGGCAACCAGGCGCTATATCCCGAGCTGTTTCGGTTGCGCGAGACGACATTTGCTGGGTTTCATTATGATTGGATTGAAAAGAACACATTAGATGACAACGCAGAAGACCGAGAGGCCGCGTACGAAGAAGCATGGCAACAAGGAGGATTCAAGTTCTGGCTCTCCCTGTACAAGGATCACTTGATGAATTCCGAAGCCAATAAGCTGTCGTACGCATTCTGGGCCAAAAAGGTCCGCGCTCTTATCGATGATCCACGAAAGAGGGATATCCTCGCACCTGAAACGATGCCATATCACTTTGGCATAAAGAGACCATCTGTCGTGGACTCTTACTACGAGCAATTCAACCGCCCTAACGTTGATGTCATTGATatcaagaagaatggcatcaagaGCTTCACTGAGACTGGCATCACACTTGAAGACGGCACGCACCACGAGTTTGACGTGATAGCAGTCGCTACTGGATTT GACGTTTCAACCGGAG CCATGACACAGCTCGGTTTAGAGAGCATCAAAAATGTCAAACTTCAGGACGAATGGGCCTCTGGCGTAGACACGTACCTAGGCTTAACCGTCAGCGGCTACCCAAACATGTTCCACATCTACGGCCCCCACGGGCCAACCCTTCTCAGCAATGGCCCATCCACTGTCGAGATCCAAGGACGCTGGGTTGCCGACATGCTTGACAAGATCCAACGCAACAACATCAAGTACGTCAATGCGAAACCCGAAGCAGCCATGGAGTGGAAGAAACACATTGTGAACCTGAATAATATGACGTTGATTCCGACTGAGGCTAGGTGCCCTTTCATGGGGGGATCTATCCCCGGTAAAGTGAATGAGCCGATGAGTTATGCGGGTGGAGTTGCTGGTTACAAGGCTGAGATTAGAGCTGCGTTGGACTCTATGAAAGGGTTTGAAGTAGTCTACCGTTGA
- a CDS encoding ankyrin repeat protein (similar to Metarhizium acridum CQMa 102 XP_007808672.1): MSNIRPSPPKLAIPASHASPSGASATTTTGRPSMWSKSAQRKMTRLYVYTTLPLNKIVELVHSHSHEPAPGHESAHKKLNILLDKEPRWLHPRNTDDMGRRVTELANSPTRLQSTTAAANGHSRSTSNTSRISPSPQRFKMEDSVSPAPFDASASHCSNVTFAPMQQGFGSSNLWVPHGAQSSTSMSPAEPPYQAEEATDQHHFVNFLRQTTCLSNSTNNTTGSFHRVLSGYAEPYVQTVKRLVKRFTAPIANRPSLSPYSEGSSAIQTWADEEDCPPEFPLQPFPIPGDFLKLDEYCNKKLCYSMRDAHEAHRCLCSMPLDTCVLPWVTRDGITMTGQRLLTQGPTQNDTVVTDSFGNTVLHFLASRGSVDVLGYSLGTDFCKSLIGAKNSAGQTFLHVLNPMVLENPQYVEELLQMVVERGCDLHDRDHYGRSFFHLLEAGGHSKGLMQTVAKFCHTDFDIARDAFGFTPASNHSAMDLDPSGSALQDTSSAISGSDPGIAKESRLLEKIRLALENPRLQDEEGRNGLHCLAMATLSYASVVKKYHLQSPQRDKATKKQQNAENALDSCAFKLALRLNLLEGLLDAGVDPNQHDENGNTPLMAFVAELPEDDDYKLPPQILKLLLEKGANIHARNRRGETALHIAVRCGRKLAMRTLCENQANVHARDSVGRSLLDVADVKMMNCDSDEHMRDYAHYEACRAWLSGKGMALQSPSVLHEWGL, from the exons atgtccaacatAAGGCCCTCGCCGCCGAAACTGGCAATACCTGCCTCCCACGCCTCACCATCCGGAGCTAGTGCTACGACGACAACAGGACGTCCTTCTATGTGGAGCAAATCTGCTCAAAGAAAGATGACCCGTCTCTACGTGTATACCACACTGCCCTTGAATAAGATTGTGGAATTAGTTCATTCCCACTCGCATGAGCCGGCGCCTGG CCACGAGTCGGCTCACAAGAAACTGAACATTCTTCTCGACAAAGAACCACGATGGCTGCACCCAAGGAATACGGATGACATGGGCCGTCGCGTAACTGAATTGGCCAATTCCCCAACCAGATTGCAGTCAACTACGGCGGCTGCAAATGGTCACTCTCGATCGACATCGAACACTTCAAGGATATCCCCTAGCCCGCAGAGGTTCAAGATGGAGGACAGTGTGAGCCCAGCACCCTTCGATGCTTCGGCGTCGCACTGTTCGAATGTAACCTTTGCTCCAATGCAGCAAGGATTTGGGTCGTCTAATCTCTGGGTACCTCATGGCGCACAATCATCTACCTCAATGTCCCCGGCTGAGCCCCCCTATCAAGCGGAGGAAGCCACTGATCAGCATCATTTTGTCAACTTCCTACGGCAGACTACATGTCTCTCCAATTCGACCAACAATACCACTGGCTCCTTCCATCGCGTACTATCTGGTTACGCAGAGCCTTATGTTCAAACTGTAAAGAGGCTCGTTAAGAGATTCACGGCTCCCATCGCCAATCGACCTAGCTTATCTCCTTACTCAGAGGGAAGCTCCGCCATTCAAACATGGGCAGATGAGGAAGATTGCCCTCCGGAATTTCCTCTTCAGCCCTTCCCGATACCAGGGGATTTCCTCAAACTGGACGAATACTGTAATAAGAAGCTGTGCTATTCTATGCGCGACGCTCATGAAGCACATCGTTGCCTCTGCTCCATGCCTCTGGACACTTGTGTACTTCCCTGGGTTACCCGTGACGGCATTACGATGACCGGCCAGCGCCTTTTAACGCAAGGCCCGACTCAAAACGATACTGTCGTCACTGACTCCTTTGGAAATACAGTTTTACATTTTCTAGCCTCCAGAGGCTCCGTCGACGTTTTGGGATACTCTTTAGGCACTGACTTCTGCAAGTCTCTTATTGGAGCTAAGAACTCGGCTGGCCAAACCTTTCTCCATGTTTTGAACCCAATGGTTCTCGAAAACCCACAGTACGTTGAGGAGCTTTTACAAATGGTCGTCGAAAGAGGTTGCGACCTCCATGATCGCGATCATTATGGTCGCAGCTTCTTCCACTTGCTTGAGGCTGGAGGGCACTCGAAAGGGCTCATGCAAACTGTCGCAAAATTCTGTCACACGGACTTTGACATCGCAAGAGACGCATTCGGGTTCACACCTGCCAGTAACCATTCTGCTATGGACCTGGATCCTTCGGGTTCCGCCCTCCAAGACACATCCAGTGCCATATCTGGTTCGGATCCTGGAATTGCCAAGGAGAGCAGACTATTGGAGAAGATACGTCTTGCATTAGAAAACCCTCGGCTTCAAGATGAGGAAGGGCGAAATGGCCTACATTGCCTTGCAATGGCTACTCTGAGCTACGCCTCAGTGGTCAAGAAATATCACCTTCAATCTCCTCAGCGGgacaaggccaccaagaagcagcaaaatgcCGAGAATGCTCTAGATTCTTGTGCATTCAAGCTCGCACTTCGCCTGAACCTGTTGGAGGGATTATTGGACGCTGGAGTTGATCCGAATCAgcatgacgagaatggcaatACTCCATTAATGGCGTTTGTTGCTGAACTGCCGGAAGACGACGACTACAAGCTTCCGCCTCAAATATTGAAACTACTACTAGAGAAGGGGGCGAACATACACGCTAGAAACAGACGCGGTGAAACAGCGTTGCACATTGCAGTGAGATGTGGTCGGAAGCTAGCGATGCGGACCTTGTGTGAGAACCAGGCCAATGTTCATGCCAGAGACTCCGTAGGGAGGAGTCTGTTAGATGTAGCCGATGTCAAGATGATGAACTGCGACAGCGACGAGCATATGCGTGACTATGCCCACTATGAGGCATGTCGGGCTTGGTTGAGTGGAAAGGGCATGGCTCTGCAGAGCCCATCGGTGCTTCATGAGTGGGGGTTGTGA
- a CDS encoding amino acid permease (similar to Coccidioides immitis RS XP_001246581.1) — MSELSQEKKASLLEAERAHGASTTGQKEDNELAALGYKPELHRNRSLYTILFQALAITAVPFGEGTALTSAIYGGGQLAYFVGWIVVALLDECVAVSLSELASKFPTSSGPSYWSFQLLPEGRSRVIFSFITGWVWLIGNITICLSVNFGTASLIAGTATIYHPDWVASDWQLLLIFFAVCIGTFLVCAFGNRILPYVDTVASVWNGLTILIVCVALSATAKVGRHSVADALAHYDKSFSGWGNFTFFIGLLPTAYTFAAIGMITSMAEEVADPARDVPKALSLVVPISAVAGLFFILPICFTMPPLEDILNAPQAQAMPYVFHVVMGTAGGGLALMFFLLGVAVFCCISITTAASRTLWAFARDQAIPFSSIWSKLIGDQVPITALALLTVVQMLLGLVNLGSTSAFTAFASCGVIALAAAYAIVIAISLFTGRKAVSTARWRCPSLVGYFVNIMSIAWVAFQLVLFSMPAALPVTVASMNYASVVLVGFMFISFVYYVVYGRKVYNGTPESDGL; from the exons ATGTCAGAACTATCGCAAGAGAAGAAAGCGTCTTTGTTAGAGGCCGAGCGAGCTCATGGCGCGAGCACAACGGGCCAAAAGGAAGACAATGAGCTAGCCGCACTTGGATACAAGCCTGAGCTTCATCGTAATCGCTCACTTTACACCATATTGTTTCAGGCGCTTGCTATTACGGCTGTACCATTCGGTGAAGGCACTGCCTTGACCAGCGCCATCTACGGAGGTGGGCAACTAGCATACTTTGTCGGATGGATTGTTGTTGCTCTACTGGATGAATGCGTAGCAGTATCTCTCAGTGAGCTTGCGTCAAAATTTCCAACATCTTCTGGGCCCTCTTA CTGGTCGTTCCAATTGCTTCCCGAAGGTCGTTCTCGGGTCATATTCTCCTTCATCACCGGCTGGGTTTGGCTAATAGGAAATATTACCATCTGTCTCAGCGTCAATTTTGGCACAGCGTCACTCATAGCTGGAACCGCCACCATTTATCACCCTGATTGGGTAGCGTCCGACTGGCAGCTGCTTCTCATCTTTTTTGCCGTCTGCATAGGGACATTCCTTGTCTGCGCATTTGGAAACCGAATCCTCCCATACGTAGACACGGTTGCGTCGGTTTGGAACGGTCTGACTATTCTGATTGTCTGTGTCGCCTTATCAGCAACCGCCAAAGTCGGACGGCATAGCGTGGCCGATGCTCTTGCCCACTATGACAAGAGTTTCTCGGGTTGGGGCAATTTCACCTTTTTTATCGGATTACTGCCAACGGCTTACACGTTTGCGGCAATTGGGATGATCACGTCCATGGCGGAAGAAGTGGCCGACCCTGCGAGAGACGTCCCCAAGGCGCTGAGTTTAGTGGTACCAATATCTGCCGTCGCGGGTCTGTTCTTCATCCTGCCAATATGCTTCACG ATGCCACCTCTCGAGGACATTCTGAATGCACCGCAAGCACAAGCAATGCCATACGTTTTCCACGTTGTCATGGGCACCGCTGGTGGAGGCCTAGCCCTCATGTTCTTCTTACTGGGGGTGGCAGTGTTCTGCTGCATCAGTATCACGACCGCCGCCTCAAGAACCCTCTGGGCCTTTGCGCGCGACCAGGCCATTCCATTTTCAAGCATATGGTCCAAGCTGATTGGTGATCAAGTGCCCATCACAGCTTTGGCGCTTCTGACCGTTGTTCAAATGCTGCTCGGCCTCGTCAATCTTGGAAGCACAAGCGCCTTCACAGCGTTTGCTTCATGCGGAGTGATTGCGCTTGCTGCTGCGTACGCCATCGTAATTGCGATTTCTCTGTTCACTGGGCGAAAGGCTGTGTCAACAGCTAGATGGCGATGTCCAAGCCTTGTTGGATACTTTGTCAATATCATGTCTATTGCCTGGGTTGCCTTTCAGTTGGTACTCTTCAGCATGCCCGCAGCCTTGCCAGTGACTGTGGCGTCCATGAATTACGCCTCGGTGGTGCTGGTTGGGTTTATGTTTATATCATTTGTATACTATGTCGTTTACGGCCGAAAGG TTTACAATGGAACTCCAGAAAGCGACGGATTGTAA